The proteins below come from a single Miscanthus floridulus cultivar M001 chromosome 1, ASM1932011v1, whole genome shotgun sequence genomic window:
- the LOC136545927 gene encoding uncharacterized protein, producing MNFAFYEARLEAMTLSEPTHCIFYNGTCVEHDPGRMLQIFSIEMASISLDSGSVELYGYIATRDVIDPLLNYVISFSRDDPIIVRQGSVINMIGPKRGIDIYDLTLIEYDIRIKTGEHEKDDLQLIDGASIITHVGTWNRPCSICIPGDCGAVEIIFSRVEPAVEATIEVLISEVQSSFSLSLGCLTSELIKEIQLFDGAILESCGLKRFVVAVVMDSLIDLKFKVGTLPFNFDQRRCTFEAKTHGHDT from the exons ATGAACTTTGCTTTTTATGAAGCTCGGTTGGAAGCAATGACGTTATCAGAACCCACACATTGTATATTTTACAATGGAACCTGCGTGGAACATGATCCTGGTCGCATGCTGCAAATTTTCTCAATAGAGATGGCTAGTATTTCTCTGGATAGTGGCTCAGTAGAGTTGTACGGATACATAGCCACACGGGATGTCATAGATCCATTGCTTAATTATGTCATCAGTTTTAGCAGGGATGATCCCATCATTGTGAGGCAG GGTTCTGTCATCAACATGATTGGCCCTAAGCGAGGGATTGACATTTATGACCTTACTTTAATCGAATATGACATCAGGATCAAGACAGGTGAACATGAAAAAGATGACCTACAGCTGATCGATGGTGCATCAATCATAACCCATGTAGGCACATGGAATCGTCCATGCTCGATTTGCATCCCTGGAGATTGTGGTGCAGTTGAAATAATTTTTTCGCGTGTTGAGCCCGCAGTTGAGGCTACTATAGAGGTTCTCATATCGGAAGTGCAAAGCAGTTTCAGTTTGTCCCTTGGTTGTTTAACCAGTGAGTTGATTAAGGAAATCCAACTCTTCGATGGTGCCATCCTTGAGTCCTGTGGCTTAAAGAGATTTGTAGTTGCTGTAGTTATGGATTCTTTGATAGATTTGAAATTCAAAGTAGGTACGCTGCCATTCAATTTCGACCAACGGCGATGTACCTTTGAGGCAAAAACCCATGGACATGATACATAG